A single genomic interval of Candidatus Methylomirabilota bacterium harbors:
- a CDS encoding HAD family hydrolase translates to MVERLYDVVTFDCYGTLIDWEGGIGQAFAAEAVKIGHPVDTAAAVGLYVEVEAAVEKEGYRLYRDILAETARRVAARLAWPLPAERAGFLAESLPAWPQFPDTNAALRRLAAAGYRLGILSNVDDDLLVWSARFLAASFEIVITAQQVRSYKPASPHFVAARAVIGGARWVHAAQSHYHDITPCAALGIPAAWINRTHGAPSSPARALQTFPTLAGLADWLAP, encoded by the coding sequence ATGGTCGAACGCCTCTACGACGTCGTCACCTTCGACTGCTACGGCACCCTCATCGACTGGGAGGGTGGCATCGGCCAGGCCTTCGCGGCGGAGGCGGTGAAGATCGGCCACCCCGTGGACACCGCGGCGGCGGTGGGCCTCTACGTGGAGGTGGAGGCGGCGGTGGAGAAAGAAGGCTACCGCCTCTATCGGGACATCCTCGCGGAGACGGCGCGGCGGGTCGCGGCTCGGCTCGCCTGGCCGCTCCCCGCCGAGCGCGCCGGCTTCCTCGCCGAGAGCCTGCCCGCGTGGCCGCAGTTCCCCGACACCAACGCGGCGCTGCGCCGCCTCGCCGCCGCGGGCTACCGTCTCGGCATTCTCTCCAACGTGGACGACGACCTCCTCGTGTGGAGCGCGCGGTTTCTTGCCGCGAGCTTCGAGATCGTGATCACCGCGCAGCAGGTTCGATCCTACAAGCCGGCGTCGCCCCATTTCGTCGCCGCGCGCGCCGTGATCGGCGGCGCCCGGTGGGTCCACGCGGCGCAGAGCCACTATCACGACATCACGCCCTGCGCCGCCCTCGGCATTCCCGCGGCCTGGATCAACCGCACGCACGGCGCGCCGTCGAGCCCGGCGCGGGCGCTCCAGACCTTCCCCACGCTCGCCGGGCTCGCCGACTGGCTCGCGCCCTGA
- a CDS encoding peptide ABC transporter substrate-binding protein: MDAPALRALAHDVTSGRLGRRRFLAILAGLGISAPLAAQLLPPRPARAQAPPAAARRGGPLRLLYWQAPTILNPHLATGVKDAAAARLFYEPLAAFDPEGNLVPQLAAELPTRDNGGLARDGTWVRWRLKKGVTWHDGRPLTADDCVFTWEYAADPATAATSISAYRDLERVEKLDDQTFRVLFKRPVPFWAIPFCGAAGVVLPRHVFERHRGGASREAPANLKPLGTGPFRAVDFRPGDTVRAERFPGYHTTGRPWFDTVEMKGGGDAASAARAVLQTGEYDFAWNMQVEDELLRRLEVNAKGKVLFTSSSSTEFVELNFSDPWKEVDGERASARTTHPLLTDPAVRGALAMLVDRGAIQQEIYGRQGETTPNFLVAPLRFRSPNTRWEFSVERASATLDAAGWKRGTDGVRVKDGRRLRLLFQTSTNAPRQKTQAIVKQACARAGIEVELKSVVASAYFSSDAANPDTVRHFYADLQMYQQLMGRPDPQLYMERFTSWQIASKENKWSLSNSGRWRSDEYDRLWRAAEGEMDPAKRAALFIKMNDLVVQNVVVIPVLWRNDATAVSARLRGVEISPWESNLWNIAQWRMEG, translated from the coding sequence GTGGACGCGCCCGCGCTCCGCGCTCTCGCCCATGACGTGACCTCGGGACGGCTCGGGCGGCGGCGCTTTCTCGCGATCCTCGCCGGCCTCGGCATCAGCGCGCCCCTCGCCGCTCAGCTCCTGCCGCCCCGCCCGGCGCGCGCGCAGGCGCCGCCGGCGGCCGCGCGCCGCGGCGGTCCCCTGCGCCTCCTGTACTGGCAGGCGCCGACCATCCTGAACCCGCATCTGGCCACCGGCGTGAAGGACGCGGCGGCGGCCCGGCTCTTCTACGAGCCGCTCGCCGCGTTCGACCCCGAGGGCAACCTCGTCCCGCAGCTCGCCGCCGAGCTGCCCACCCGCGACAACGGCGGGCTGGCGCGCGACGGCACCTGGGTGCGCTGGCGGCTGAAGAAGGGCGTCACGTGGCACGACGGGCGGCCCCTCACCGCCGACGATTGCGTGTTCACGTGGGAATACGCGGCCGATCCCGCGACCGCCGCCACCTCCATCTCCGCCTACCGGGACCTCGAGCGCGTGGAGAAGCTCGACGACCAGACGTTCCGCGTGCTCTTCAAGCGGCCCGTGCCCTTCTGGGCCATCCCGTTCTGCGGCGCCGCCGGCGTGGTCCTGCCGCGCCACGTCTTCGAACGCCATCGCGGCGGCGCGTCGCGCGAGGCGCCGGCCAATCTCAAGCCCCTGGGGACGGGGCCGTTCCGTGCCGTCGACTTCCGTCCCGGCGACACCGTGCGCGCGGAGCGCTTCCCCGGCTACCACACCACGGGGCGGCCCTGGTTCGACACCGTGGAGATGAAGGGCGGCGGCGACGCCGCCTCCGCCGCTCGCGCGGTGCTCCAGACCGGCGAGTACGACTTCGCGTGGAACATGCAGGTGGAGGACGAGCTGCTCCGTCGTCTCGAGGTCAATGCCAAGGGCAAGGTACTCTTCACGTCGAGCAGCAGCACCGAGTTCGTTGAGCTGAATTTTTCGGACCCGTGGAAAGAGGTGGACGGCGAGCGGGCGAGCGCCCGTACCACGCATCCCCTGCTCACCGACCCCGCCGTGCGGGGCGCCCTCGCGATGCTGGTGGACCGTGGCGCGATCCAGCAGGAGATCTACGGCCGCCAGGGCGAGACCACGCCGAACTTCCTCGTGGCGCCCCTCCGCTTCCGCTCGCCGAACACCCGATGGGAGTTCAGCGTCGAGCGCGCGAGCGCCACGCTCGACGCGGCGGGGTGGAAGCGGGGGACAGACGGGGTGCGCGTCAAGGACGGGCGGCGGCTCCGCCTCCTCTTCCAGACCTCCACCAACGCCCCGCGCCAGAAGACACAGGCCATCGTCAAGCAGGCCTGCGCGCGGGCCGGCATCGAGGTCGAGCTCAAGTCGGTGGTGGCCTCCGCGTACTTCTCGTCCGACGCGGCGAATCCCGACACCGTCCGGCACTTCTACGCGGACCTGCAGATGTACCAGCAGCTCATGGGCCGGCCCGACCCTCAGCTCTACATGGAGCGCTTCACGTCGTGGCAGATTGCGTCCAAGGAGAACAAGTGGTCGCTCAGCAACTCGGGCCGCTGGCGGAGCGACGAGTACGACCGACTGTGGCGCGCCGCCGAGGGCGAGATGGATCCCGCGAAGCGCGCCGCCCTCTTCATCAAGATGAACGATCTGGTCGTCCAGAACGTCGTGGTCATCCCGGTGCTCTGGCGCAACGACGCGACCGCGGTCTCCGCGCGGCTGCGCGGGGTCGAGATCTCGCCCTGGGAGTCCAACCTCTGGAACATCGCCCAGTGGCGCATGGAGGGCTGA
- the pdxA gene encoding 4-hydroxythreonine-4-phosphate dehydrogenase PdxA, with amino-acid sequence MTMHAPRIGITMGDPAGVGPEITVKALAVPEVAASCRAVVVGAGDALAAAIELLHAPLTLHRVKAVEDCRYAPGTVECLDLANVDMASLPRGAVSPEAGRAAYAYIETAVGLCQRRAIDGMVTAPINKEALAAAGHQHTGHTEILAKLSGTKDFAMLLMGKELRVIHVTTHVALRRVPELCTRERVGRVIALAQETMNFLGVARPRIAVCGLNPHAGEEGLFGDEEQREIGPAIESARRAGLDVHGPLPADTLFSRARGGEFDIVVAMYHDQGHVPVKTLGFTFDQKTGVWTGLSGVNVTVGLPFLRVSVDHGTAFDRAWKGIANPESMMEAIDVAVSMLGARAR; translated from the coding sequence GTCGGCCCGGAGATCACCGTGAAGGCGCTCGCGGTGCCCGAGGTGGCGGCGTCCTGCCGCGCGGTGGTGGTGGGCGCGGGCGACGCCCTCGCCGCGGCCATCGAGCTCCTCCACGCCCCGCTCACGCTCCACCGCGTGAAGGCGGTGGAGGACTGCCGCTACGCGCCGGGCACCGTGGAATGCCTCGACCTCGCGAACGTGGACATGGCGAGCCTTCCGCGCGGCGCGGTCAGCCCGGAAGCGGGCCGTGCCGCGTACGCCTACATCGAGACGGCGGTGGGGCTCTGTCAGCGCCGCGCGATCGACGGGATGGTCACCGCGCCCATCAACAAGGAGGCGCTGGCCGCCGCCGGGCATCAGCACACGGGGCACACCGAAATCCTCGCCAAGCTTTCCGGCACCAAGGACTTCGCGATGCTCCTCATGGGCAAGGAGCTGCGCGTCATCCACGTCACGACCCACGTGGCCCTGCGGCGCGTCCCTGAGCTCTGCACCCGCGAGCGCGTGGGCCGCGTCATCGCGCTCGCCCAGGAGACCATGAACTTCCTCGGCGTCGCGCGCCCGCGCATTGCGGTGTGCGGGTTGAACCCCCATGCCGGCGAGGAGGGACTCTTCGGCGACGAGGAGCAGCGGGAGATCGGCCCCGCCATCGAGTCCGCGCGGCGCGCGGGCCTGGACGTCCACGGGCCCCTGCCCGCCGACACGCTCTTCTCGCGCGCCCGCGGTGGCGAGTTCGACATCGTGGTCGCGATGTACCACGACCAGGGCCACGTGCCGGTGAAGACGCTGGGCTTCACGTTCGACCAGAAGACCGGCGTGTGGACGGGACTGTCCGGCGTCAACGTCACGGTGGGGCTTCCCTTCCTCCGCGTGTCGGTGGACCACGGCACCGCGTTCGACCGGGCCTGGAAAGGCATCGCCAATCCCGAGAGCATGATGGAGGCGATCGACGTGGCGGTCAGCATGCTCGGCGCCCGGGCGCGCTAG